A genome region from Neptunomonas japonica JAMM 1380 includes the following:
- the phbB gene encoding acetoacetyl-CoA reductase: MGKLVALVTGGTGGLGASICRTLADNGFTVVAGYNSGGNHEKAKAWQAAQKADGYDIHVAYGDVTNTTSCEACIATVQELTGGTVDVLVNNAGITRDGQFKKMSWDQWDEVLTANLDSMFHMTRLVINPMLEKGFGRVINISSVNAQKGQFGQSNYSAAKAGIHGFTKALAQEVASKGVTVNTVSPGYVMTPMVAKIAVEVQQKICSTIPVGRFGTPEEIGRMVTFLAEEQSGYITGADMSINGGLHMS; this comes from the coding sequence ATGGGTAAGTTGGTTGCTCTTGTAACAGGTGGTACTGGTGGGCTGGGTGCTTCAATATGCCGAACTCTAGCAGATAATGGGTTTACAGTAGTAGCAGGTTATAACAGTGGTGGTAATCACGAAAAAGCTAAAGCATGGCAAGCAGCACAAAAAGCTGACGGTTATGATATTCATGTAGCTTATGGTGATGTGACTAATACAACTTCTTGTGAAGCGTGTATTGCAACAGTCCAGGAACTAACCGGCGGTACAGTTGATGTACTAGTGAACAACGCAGGTATTACTCGTGATGGCCAGTTCAAGAAAATGAGCTGGGATCAATGGGACGAAGTATTAACAGCAAATTTGGATTCAATGTTCCATATGACTCGTTTGGTAATTAATCCCATGCTTGAAAAAGGCTTCGGACGCGTTATCAATATTTCTTCTGTAAATGCACAGAAAGGTCAATTTGGGCAGTCTAACTACTCTGCTGCTAAAGCCGGTATTCACGGTTTTACAAAGGCTCTAGCTCAAGAGGTTGCTTCTAAAGGTGTGACTGTTAATACGGTTTCTCCGGGTTATGTAATGACGCCGATGGTAGCTAAAATCGCTGTCGAAGTTCAGCAGAAAATTTGCTCTACTATCCCAGTAGGACGCTTTGGTACACCAGAAGAGATTGGTCGTATGGTAACCTTCTTGGCTGAAGAGCAGTCTGGGTATATTACGGGTGCTGATATGTCTATAAACGGTGGTCTTCATATGTCTTAA
- a CDS encoding DUF349 domain-containing protein, which yields MLSNFFKPKWQHTNPVIRLNAVKSLSDESNDQYLILSGLAIRDPDVNVRQAAIAQIMSINNLIQLLKDPDANSSAIETRLAHELSNDSNPHALFEQLSSKLETTVMWRIISQTPSQELHATLINNIKDQSLLVEVATSSSPVHTRKIAAERISTPALLEQLLKATKQNDKAIYRIMRDKCNELREHTKQQQALRDRAMSIFEQVTSLSKGEWFPLYPAKFEALSQEWNNFSPSVTQEFQQPFSDAYDTCQKRIQTIAAQEAEKAQELLNMKLAREKADTILQQLQDFTTCAEATSYSQQDEIAALTKAQESFQHQWASISNTASANQLKTYNQLTQALSKIHSHALSADSKLNAVSEFLSSCEQNSFKKKTVQEQLKQANSILEQTAWPKNLERPDVLQQLDSAITKLTSEKQLLTQKSLKITEKLRLQLAQLERLIEKGEVKTAEKESRKTIELLSQIKGTAKDNFEQQYKGLNTRIEELKDWQGYAVTPKKEQLCADMEGLINAEILPQEKAKKIKQLQQQWKLLDATDPFHSQAIWKRFKTASDKAYEPCEVYFSSQNESRRYNLQQKELIYQEVAAYLQQIDWQAGDWRAVEQIIQAAKQEWRRFTPVDRNPGQALQTKFNKLLLDAENHFQALKEDSMAAKEKLIADAQALTTADDIVDAAEQAKKLQKNWKECGPTFHSQERKLWKAFRVHCDIIFQRLHDQTPSREAAYAAKVTLNQVTDELAGFEDAPLHTAQKIESITAARQLVEAFKESLTAKDIERFNKAANYVEQQTNALQRFAEHTDNHQLQEHSALCDLLETHLLDNSATESKQDFFEHWHLQKNTDLHEKIRNRRSLIESIASGESELEPLLSNADKELREICIRLEIALNLPSPSYDQALRMEYQMQRLQKALEQQQQAVNLIDIKKLEFESLGIPFRKANESLNERFQDLINTVFN from the coding sequence ATGTTATCGAATTTTTTTAAGCCAAAATGGCAACATACCAACCCAGTCATTCGTTTGAACGCCGTTAAAAGTTTAAGTGACGAATCTAATGATCAATACCTTATTTTATCGGGACTAGCGATTCGAGACCCTGACGTTAACGTCAGGCAAGCAGCGATAGCTCAAATTATGAGCATCAACAATCTCATCCAACTTTTGAAAGACCCTGATGCAAACTCTTCAGCAATAGAAACACGTTTAGCTCATGAACTGAGTAATGACAGTAATCCACACGCACTATTCGAACAGTTATCAAGCAAACTTGAAACAACAGTCATGTGGCGAATTATAAGCCAAACGCCATCCCAAGAATTACACGCTACTCTGATTAACAACATTAAAGATCAGAGTTTACTGGTAGAAGTTGCTACCTCTTCCTCTCCTGTCCACACTCGTAAAATCGCCGCCGAACGGATTTCAACCCCTGCATTGCTTGAACAGTTGCTAAAAGCAACAAAGCAAAATGATAAAGCCATTTACCGCATCATGCGCGACAAATGCAATGAACTACGCGAGCACACAAAGCAGCAACAGGCTTTACGTGATCGTGCTATGAGCATTTTTGAGCAAGTTACAAGCCTTTCTAAAGGCGAATGGTTTCCTCTTTACCCTGCAAAATTTGAAGCATTAAGTCAGGAATGGAATAACTTTTCACCCTCAGTAACACAAGAATTTCAACAGCCATTCTCTGATGCTTACGACACATGCCAGAAGCGAATACAAACCATCGCTGCGCAAGAAGCGGAAAAAGCTCAAGAGCTACTCAATATGAAGCTTGCCCGCGAGAAAGCTGACACAATATTGCAGCAACTCCAAGACTTTACTACATGCGCAGAAGCAACGTCCTATTCGCAACAAGATGAAATTGCTGCACTAACAAAAGCACAGGAAAGCTTCCAACATCAGTGGGCAAGCATTAGTAACACAGCATCTGCCAATCAACTGAAAACTTACAACCAGCTTACTCAAGCACTCAGTAAAATCCACTCACACGCCTTATCCGCTGATAGTAAGCTAAACGCTGTCAGCGAGTTTTTATCCTCATGCGAACAAAACAGTTTCAAGAAAAAAACAGTCCAAGAACAACTAAAACAAGCGAACAGCATTCTGGAACAAACGGCATGGCCCAAAAATCTAGAGCGCCCGGATGTATTACAACAACTTGATAGCGCAATAACCAAGCTTACCAGCGAAAAACAGCTGCTTACCCAAAAATCACTGAAGATAACAGAAAAGCTACGCCTACAACTGGCTCAATTAGAACGTCTTATTGAAAAAGGTGAAGTTAAAACGGCTGAGAAAGAATCACGTAAGACAATCGAGTTATTATCGCAAATCAAAGGCACTGCCAAAGATAATTTCGAGCAGCAATATAAAGGGTTAAATACTCGTATTGAAGAACTTAAAGACTGGCAGGGCTATGCGGTAACCCCGAAAAAAGAACAACTTTGCGCAGATATGGAGGGCCTTATTAATGCAGAGATCCTTCCCCAAGAAAAAGCCAAGAAAATAAAACAACTTCAGCAACAGTGGAAGCTACTTGACGCTACTGATCCATTTCACTCTCAAGCTATTTGGAAGCGCTTTAAAACCGCTTCCGATAAAGCGTATGAGCCTTGTGAAGTATATTTTTCTTCACAAAACGAGTCTCGTCGCTACAACTTGCAGCAAAAAGAACTCATCTATCAAGAAGTCGCCGCTTACCTTCAACAGATAGACTGGCAAGCGGGTGACTGGCGTGCGGTTGAACAGATCATTCAGGCAGCCAAACAAGAATGGAGACGCTTTACTCCTGTTGATAGAAACCCTGGACAAGCCTTACAAACTAAATTTAATAAATTATTGCTTGATGCAGAAAACCATTTTCAGGCCCTTAAAGAAGACTCAATGGCGGCTAAAGAGAAACTCATTGCTGATGCACAAGCCCTAACAACAGCAGATGATATTGTCGATGCTGCAGAGCAGGCCAAAAAATTACAAAAGAACTGGAAAGAGTGCGGGCCCACCTTCCACAGCCAGGAACGCAAGCTCTGGAAAGCATTTAGAGTTCACTGTGACATTATCTTCCAGCGCCTTCATGACCAGACACCTTCACGTGAAGCAGCATACGCAGCCAAAGTAACACTAAACCAAGTGACAGATGAACTTGCAGGCTTTGAAGATGCTCCATTGCATACGGCACAGAAAATAGAAAGTATCACCGCAGCTCGTCAGCTCGTTGAAGCATTTAAAGAAAGCCTTACGGCCAAAGATATCGAAAGGTTCAACAAGGCTGCAAATTATGTTGAACAGCAAACAAACGCGCTCCAACGCTTTGCAGAGCATACTGATAATCACCAACTCCAAGAACACTCTGCCTTGTGTGACCTGCTTGAAACGCACTTACTTGATAATTCAGCAACTGAATCAAAACAAGATTTTTTTGAGCATTGGCACCTTCAGAAAAATACCGACTTACATGAGAAAATTCGCAACCGCCGCAGCTTGATCGAGTCAATAGCCTCAGGAGAAAGTGAACTAGAACCTTTATTAAGCAATGCCGATAAAGAATTACGTGAAATATGCATACGCCTTGAAATAGCACTTAACCTGCCATCTCCGAGTTATGACCAAGCGTTGCGGATGGAGTATCAAATGCAACGACTGCAAAAAGCATTAGAGCAACAGCAGCAAGCGGTTAATTTAATAGACATTAAGAAGTTAGAATTTGAATCTCTGGGAATACCTTTTCGTAAAGCGAATGAGTCACTTAATGAACGATTCCAAGATTTAATAAATACTGTATTTAATTAG
- a CDS encoding YchJ family protein, with protein MLTSQTTEHRCPCGSGKPFAFCCEPYIEGQKLAPTAEQLMRSRYTAFALGAIDYLIETTAPEKRELIDRAIIAEQIQFTTWTGLTILDKEAGHKEDSQGIIEFEAAFETEEEQCVLHERSNFYAKNGQWFYLDGEVEVRPAA; from the coding sequence ATGCTGACCAGTCAAACAACTGAACATCGTTGCCCATGTGGATCAGGAAAGCCATTTGCATTTTGTTGCGAGCCCTATATTGAAGGTCAAAAACTAGCACCGACTGCCGAGCAGCTGATGCGTAGTCGTTATACCGCTTTTGCACTAGGCGCCATTGATTATCTTATAGAGACTACTGCTCCGGAAAAGCGTGAGTTAATAGACCGAGCAATTATCGCCGAGCAAATTCAGTTTACGACATGGACAGGCCTAACAATACTCGACAAAGAGGCCGGCCATAAAGAAGACTCACAAGGCATAATCGAGTTTGAAGCAGCATTTGAAACTGAAGAAGAGCAATGTGTTTTACACGAACGCTCAAACTTCTACGCGAAAAACGGCCAATGGTTCTATCTAGATGGCGAGGTTGAAGTCAGACCCGCAGCTTGA
- the sbcB gene encoding exodeoxyribonuclease I: protein MTAERTFFWHDYETFGIDPKRDRPVQFAGIRTDENLNIIDEPIMLYCKPADDVLPHPQACLITGITPQKAIQEGLCEAEFISQIHAEFAKPGTCGVGYNSIRFDDEVTRYTLYRNFFDPYAREWQNACSRWDIIDMLRLTRALRPEGIVWPEHDDGTPSLRLEDLTKANGIDHGHAHDALSDVYATIAMAKLIKEKQPKLYEFVLSNKGKASAQRMLDTLSMKPVLHVSSRYSASLGNLAIVAPIVQHPVNKNSTLVWDLRVDPTPLLTLSVEDIRHYMYLPSHERTESDPAIALKQVHANKCPILAPAGMLNKDEAARFGINGGECRAHLAILRNYPELKSKLADVISEDSFESDGDPDHMLYAGGFFNDTDKKMMQQVRESDPNALAELELAFQDPRLEEMLFRYRARNYPWTLNEEQQSQWEQYRSDKLLVTDKRRLLTMKEFYEHLNSLYQDQNLAAAQREILEELAIYAESIYPMDMTW from the coding sequence ATGACTGCGGAACGTACTTTTTTTTGGCACGATTATGAAACCTTTGGTATCGATCCTAAAAGAGATCGCCCAGTGCAATTTGCTGGTATTCGTACAGATGAAAACCTGAATATCATTGATGAACCTATTATGTTGTACTGCAAGCCTGCTGATGATGTTTTACCACATCCGCAGGCTTGTTTAATAACAGGAATTACACCTCAAAAAGCGATTCAAGAGGGCTTATGTGAAGCGGAGTTTATTTCCCAAATCCATGCTGAGTTTGCTAAGCCAGGTACTTGTGGTGTGGGTTACAACAGTATTCGCTTTGATGATGAAGTAACGCGTTATACCTTGTATCGAAATTTTTTCGATCCCTATGCACGAGAATGGCAAAATGCTTGTTCACGGTGGGATATTATCGATATGTTGCGATTAACGCGTGCCTTACGTCCTGAAGGCATTGTTTGGCCGGAGCATGATGATGGTACGCCTAGCTTACGACTTGAAGATCTGACCAAGGCAAATGGTATTGATCATGGACATGCGCATGATGCGCTTTCGGATGTTTATGCCACGATTGCGATGGCGAAATTGATTAAAGAGAAGCAGCCAAAGCTATACGAATTTGTATTATCTAATAAAGGTAAAGCTTCCGCTCAGCGCATGCTAGATACACTTTCCATGAAGCCGGTGCTGCATGTTTCATCAAGGTACTCAGCATCATTGGGTAACTTAGCGATAGTCGCTCCAATAGTGCAGCATCCCGTCAATAAAAATAGCACGTTAGTGTGGGATTTACGGGTGGACCCTACACCGTTGCTGACCTTATCAGTGGAAGATATTCGTCACTATATGTATCTGCCTAGTCACGAACGTACAGAAAGTGATCCAGCTATTGCTTTAAAGCAGGTGCATGCTAACAAGTGTCCGATTTTAGCTCCGGCAGGTATGTTGAATAAAGATGAGGCTGCTCGATTTGGTATTAATGGTGGTGAATGCCGAGCTCATTTGGCTATTTTAAGAAATTATCCTGAATTAAAGTCAAAGTTGGCCGATGTAATAAGTGAAGATAGTTTTGAGTCGGATGGTGATCCCGATCATATGTTGTATGCGGGTGGTTTCTTTAATGATACCGATAAGAAAATGATGCAGCAGGTGAGGGAAAGCGACCCTAATGCACTAGCTGAGTTAGAGCTTGCATTTCAAGACCCGCGATTAGAAGAGATGCTGTTTCGCTACCGAGCCCGTAATTATCCGTGGACACTTAATGAGGAGCAGCAATCGCAATGGGAGCAATACCGTAGTGATAAGTTGCTAGTAACAGATAAGCGAAGGTTACTAACCATGAAAGAATTTTACGAGCACCTGAATAGCTTATATCAAGATCAAAATCTTGCTGCTGCGCAACGTGAGATTCTTGAAGAGTTAGCAATTTACGCTGAATCTATTTATCCAATGGATATGACGTGGTGA